The nucleotide sequence ACGAGTCGTCACAAACGAAAGCCCGTTTGACCTGCTAGCCAGTGAAATGCGCGCTGGCGATGTGGATTTCGTACTCGGCGCTCTGCGCCCGTCGGTCTACGCCAGCGATCTGCATAGCGAAGCCTTGCTGCGGGAGGAAATGGTGATCCTGGTACGCCGCGACCACCCTTGGCTGGAGCGGACGCCTGTCTATGAGGACTTGAGTGCCGCCCGCTGGATCTTGCCTCGCGCCGGCTCTCCGGCACGGCAACTGCTAGACGCGTTTTTTGCCCACATCGGCATCGCCGCACCCAGCCCAGTGATTGAAACGGGCGACCTGGCGATTTTGCGCGGTGTGTTGCTGCGCTCAGACATGCTCGCTGCTGTTTCGGCGCATCAACTGGAACACGAAATGGTCAGCGGTGAGCTGGTGCGACTGCCGCTTTCCCTTAGCCACACCACGCGCCCCATTGGCCTGATCTCCAGAGCGGGGGCGTTTCAATCGCCTGCGGCGCAGGCGTTGATGGACAAGATTCGGGAGGTGGTAGGAGAGGCGGCGATGAGAATTACAGAATCGACCTGACGCAGGTTTGACCCCGACGTCGCCCCGCCATTCGCCAGCAAGGTGCAGTGCCTTGCGTATGTCAGTCAGGGATTTGTGCGGCCAGGAACCGCAGGAGTACTCTTTATTTTCTCCTGTCCCACCGATACCAATAGAAAAAGCTGACGGATACACCGTCCTTCATCATTGGCGGTCAGCGACTCGAGTTCCGTGATGGTGATTTTGGCCATGATATGGCTTCCCCTTACTTTTACCCCCTCAAAAACGCCGGCTCTTGATGGACGTTCCTGGACTCTCGTAGAGCAGAACACCGCTGGAGCTCAAGTAAATACTCGCTTGGAAAAATCCAGAGTAAAATTTTGGAAGCTTTCAAGAAGTATGAAAAAGGAGATGGGGTGCTAGGGGTCGAGTGTTCGAATCACTCCGTCCCGACCATATTTACTGAATAAAATCAGTCGCTTAAGCCGATCAGATAGATCGGCTTTTTTGTGCCTGCGCAAAACCCGCGCAAAACTACCCGGTGATTTCACTGATATTTAGGTCTGGAATCGCCTCGGACCAGATGATTTCCTCGTGGTCTCGCTGGTAGTTTTGGTCATGCCCTCGCTCGCATGGCCTGCGATCTTCTGCCCATCCTTTCCGGCTTTCTTGTACAGGTGTAGCGATAGCGCTCGAACCTCATGGAAGCCCGGCATCATGCAGTACGATCCGGCGGTAAGAACCTCCTCAGAAGCGATGCTCATCGCTATCCCGTTGCGTGGACACGTTGGTGCGAAGTGAGGCGTGGGTAGGCCGGCGGTGAAGGTGTGGCCGTTCACCAGGCAGGTGAATTGCGCGTTGCTCAGGCGACTGTCGACCTTGCCTTTGGTGACGCTGTCGCCGTGGTAGCCGAAGGTGTGGTAATCCGGGTCATGGCCCTTGGTGCCATCGGAGCGGTTGTCGAAGTGTCGCGGGTCGGTACGCAGGGTGCCGGGGCCGACCTGACAATCGTATTTGAGACCCAGAAAGTGCTGTTTGTAAAAGTCCTGCAGATTGCCGTAGTAGTACTGCAAGGTCAGGTCTTTGGTCGCTCTGTAATCCACGCACTGTACCAGGCAGTGCGCGATTGCCTGTAAAAAAGCAGAAATTCGATTTGTCGGGTTTGCGCTGTGCACTGGTGCTATTTAAGGCGTGCAGGTTGTTGGCCAGTGCCCACAGCGTTGGTCGTTGCGGGTCAGTCTTCCGGCAGGTTATTGAATATTTTTTCCAGTGTTCCGTTCAGTTTGGTGATCTGGGCTTCAGTCAGGCCTTTGAAACTGGTGCGGAAGATATCGCTGGTACCGTGCTGGATTTCTTCGATGGTATGGCGGCCGGTATCGGTGAGCGAAACCTGAGTTACCCGCCCGTCACTGGCGCTGGTATTGGTCTCTACCAGCCCGTCGGCTTTCATGCGATACACGATTTTGGTAATGGTCGAGAGTTTCGCGATGGCATGGATCGAGATTTCCGAAATGCTCGACTCGCCATTTTCCTTGAGGATGAACAGAATCCGCCAGCGCGGGATGTCCATATCGATTTTCTTCAGCGCTTTCTCCATGGCCATGGAGTAGCGGCCATGCAGGCGAGCCAGCCAGTAGAAGGGAAACTCTTCCTTCTTGAAGTCTGCGCTGGCGGGGTTGTATCGGCTCAGGCGCTTTTTCGGGGTGGTCATAAAGGTTGGCGTAGTCTTTCTGGTGAGCTGGATTTGATAGCGGGCGCCATTGTCGCGCCGCTCGCGGCAAAAAACCAGCAGGCACGCCGGAGCGTGCCTTAGGTAAGCCTTCAGGTGAGGCCTTCGTGTTTGAGACTCTCACGAAAGTGTCGGCAACCCTTGATCAGCAAGAGAAGGGTGAAAGCGATT is from Pseudomonas mucidolens and encodes:
- a CDS encoding MarR family winged helix-turn-helix transcriptional regulator; this encodes MTTPKKRLSRYNPASADFKKEEFPFYWLARLHGRYSMAMEKALKKIDMDIPRWRILFILKENGESSISEISIHAIAKLSTITKIVYRMKADGLVETNTSASDGRVTQVSLTDTGRHTIEEIQHGTSDIFRTSFKGLTEAQITKLNGTLEKIFNNLPED